In a single window of the Notamacropus eugenii isolate mMacEug1 chromosome 4, mMacEug1.pri_v2, whole genome shotgun sequence genome:
- the MCM4 gene encoding DNA replication licensing factor MCM4: MSSSPASTPSRRSSRRGRASNPSTPRSENAKSSPSQRRRPEDSTSTGELQPMPTSPGADMQSPATQDALFSSPPPFRSSAIPLEFDLSSPLTYGTPSSRVEGTPRSGVRGTPVRQRPDLGSARKGRQVDLHSDGPTAEDTVASEQSLGQKLVIWGTDVNVATCKENFQRFLQRFIDPLAKEEENVGIDLTEPLYMQRLAEINVIGEPFLNVNCEHLKSFDKNLYRQLISYPQEVIPTFDMAVNEIFFDRYPDSILEHQIQVRPFNALKTRNMRNLNPEDIDQLITISGMVIRSSQLIPEMQEAFFQCQVCAFTTRVEIDRGRIAEPSVCKHCNTKHSMALIHNRSMFSDKQMIKLQESPEDMPAGQTPHTVVLFAHNDLVDKVQPGDRVNVTGIYRAVPVRVNPRMSNVKSVYKTHIDVIHYRKTDAKRLHGLDEEAEQKLFSENRVKMLKELSRKPDIYERLSSALAPSIYEHEDIKKGILLQLFGGTRKDFSHTGRGKFRAEINILLCGDPGTSKSQLLQYVYNLVPRGQYTSGKGSSAVGLTAYVMKDPETRQLVLQTGALVLSDNGVCCIDEFDKMNESTRSVLHEVMEQQTLSIAKAGIICQLNARTSILAAANPIESQWNPKKTTIENIQLPHTLLSRFDLIFLMLDPQDEAYDRRLAHHLVSLYYQSEAQVEEEFMDMAVLKDYIAYAHSTITPRLSEEASQALIEAYVDMRKIGSGRGMVSAYPRQLESLIRLSEAHAKVRFSNKVEAIDVEEAKRLHREALKQSATDPRTGIVDISILTTGMSATSRKRKEELAEALKKLIQSKGKTPALKYQQLFEDIRAQSDIAITKDMFEEALRALADDDFLTVTGKTVRLL, translated from the exons CTCGGAGTGAGAATGCCAAGTCTTCTCCATCTCAGAGGCGCCGACCAGAAGATTCCACATCCACTGGAGAGCTGCAGCCAATGCCCACCTCACCTGGGGCTGATATGCAGAGCCCTGCTACCCAGGATGCCTTGTTTTCAAGCCCACCACCATTTCGTTCTTCAG CTATTCCTCTTGAATTTGATCTCAGTTCACCTTTGACATATGGCACTCCCAGTTCACGAGTAGAGGGAACTCCAAGGAGTGGTGTTCGGGGAACACCAGTGAGACAGAGACCTGATCTTGGATCTGCTCGTAAGGGTCGTCAAGTAGATCTGCACTCTGATGGG CCAACTGCAGAAGATACAGTTGCAAGTGAACAGTCTCTTGGCCAAAAACTTGTGATTTGGGGGACAGATGTAAATGTAGCTACATGCAAAGAAAATTTTCAG AGATTTCTTCAACGTTTTATTGACCCGTTGGCCAAAGAAGAGGAGAATGTAGGCATAGATCTCACTGAGCCTTTATACATGCAGCGACTTGCAGAG ATCAACGTTATTGGGGAgccatttttaaatgtaaattgtGAACATCTaaaatcatttgacaaaaatttgtACAGACAACTTATCTCCTACCCACAg GAAGTTATCCCAACATTTGATATGGCTGTCAATGAGATCTTCTTTGATCGTTATCCTGATTCAATATTAGAACATCAGATACAAGTTCGACCATTCAATGCACTGAAGACTAGGAACATGAGAAACCTGAACCCAGAAG ATATTGATCAACTAATTACCATCAGTGGCATGGTAATCAGATCATCCCAGTTAATTCCAGAGATGCAGGAAGCATTTTTCCAGTGTCAGGTTTGTGCCTTTACCACAAGAGTCGAAATTGATCGTGGCCGGATTGCTGAGCCATCCGTATGCAAGCACTGTAACACGAAACACAGTATGGCACTGATCCACAATCGCTCCATGTTTTCTGACAAACAGATG ATCAAGCTGCAAGAGTCTCCTGAGGACATGCCAGCAGGACAGACTCCTCACACTGTAGTTCTCTTTGCTCATAATGATCTCGTTGATAAGGTTCAGCCTGGTGACAGGGTGAATGTTACAG GGATCTATAGAGCTGTTCCTGTTCGAGTCAATCCAAGGATGAGCAATGTCAAATCTGTCTATAAGACCCATATTGATGTCATTCACTATCGTAAGACTGATGCCAAGCGCTTGCATGGTCTTGATGAAGAAGCTGAACAGAAACTTTTTTCAGAGAATCGTGTGAAAATGCTAAAGGAGCTTTCCAGAAAACCAGACATTTATGAGAGACTTTCTTCAGCCTTGGCTCCAAGCATTTATGAACATGAAGATATCAAGAAG GGCATTTTGCTGCAGCTGTTTGGAGGAACAAGAAAGGATTTTAGTCACACTGGAAGGGGTAAATTTCGTGCTGAGATCAATATCCTCCTGTGTGGGGATCCTGGAACCAGTAAGTCCCAGCTGCTACAATATGTCTATAACCTTGTTCCTCGAGGACAGTACACATCTGGGAAAGGCTCCAGTGCTGTTGGTCTTACTGCATATGTGATGAAAGACCCAGAAACAAGACAGTTGGTCTTACAGACAGGTGCCTTGGTCTTGAGTGACAATGGTGTTTGCTGTATTGATGAATTTGACAAGATGAATGAAAGTACAAGATCAGTACTTCATGAAGTAATGGAACAACAGACTCTCTCAATTGCCAAG gctGGAATTATTTGTCAGCTAAATGCTCGAACTTCTATCTTAGCAGCAGCTAATCCTATAGAGTCCCAATGGAATCCTAAGAAAACTACCATTGAAAATATTCAGCTTCCCCATACTTTATTATCAAG GTTTGATTTGATTTTCCTCATGCTGGACCCTCAAGATGAAGCCTATGACCGCCGTCTTGCCCACCATTTGGTCTCTCTGTACTACCAGAGTGAAGCACAAGTAGAAGAGGAGTTCATGGATATGGCGGTCCTGAAGGACTACATTGCATATGCTCACAGCACTATTACTCCTAGACTAAGCGAAGAAGCAAGTCAGGCTCTAATTGAG GCATATGTAGACATGAGGAAGATTGGAAGTGGCAGAGGAATGGTTTCTGCCTATCCCCGACAGCTGGAGTCATTGATACGTTTGTCAGAAGCTCATGCTAAAGTTCGATTTTCAAACAAAGTTGAAGCAATTGATGTTGAAGAAGCAAAACGCCTCCATCGTGAGGCACTCAAACAATCTGCTACTGACCCAAGGACTGGCATTGTGGATATATCTATTCTCACTACAG gaaTGAGTGCCACATCtcggaaaagaaaagaagaattagctGAGGCTTTGAAGAAGCTTATTCAGTCTAAGGGCAAAACACCAGCTTTAAAATACCAGCAACTCTTTGAGGATATTCGAGCACAATCTGACATA GCTATTACTAAAGATATGTTTGAAGAAGCTCTACGTGCTTTGGCTGATGATGACTTCTTGACAGTTACTGGAAAGACTGTTCGATTACTCTGA